The proteins below are encoded in one region of Danio rerio strain Tuebingen ecotype United States chromosome 14, GRCz12tu, whole genome shotgun sequence:
- the LOC141377612 gene encoding uncharacterized protein isoform X3 codes for MSLPSLSLCAGEASMEALELELEEVESQIRALVVRRSRLRERLLAVPHAKAVSSPKVRGNYNHIIPSTSTPRPSLSRPSAPGARLSQASFTPTPGYHGAWVQPRKVLPRSRGRTSPPVFEICTENRFSPLRESGPDVAIIGDSIVRHVRAASSKGNKVRTFCFPGARVKNISTQIPTILGAAESPGAVVLHVGTNDTGLRQSEILKKDFRSLIETVRRTSPATQIIVSGPLPTYRRGNERLFRPDGLHPSRAGAELLSDNISRLLRTI; via the exons atgtcgcttccgtctctgtccttgtgtgcaggagaagcatcgatggaggcgttggagctggagctggaagaagtggagtcccagatccgcgCGCTGGTGGTAAGACGGTCGCGGCTACGGGAACGGCTTCTAGCCGTACCTCatgctaaggccgtctcatcacctaaggtacgtggaaattacaaccacatcattccctctacctcaaccccgcgtccttctctgtccaggcccagcgcacccggggcgcggctcagccaggcgtcgttcacgccgacacccggctaccacggcgcctgggtgcagccgcgcaaggtgcttcccagatcccggggcagaacgtctccgcctgtgttcgagatctgcacggagaaccgcttctcccctctccgcgagtcgggtcccgatgtggccatcatcggtgactcgatcgttcgtcacgtccgtgccgcctcctcaaaaggtaataaagtacgtactttctgctttcctggtgcccgtgtgaaaaatatttctacacagattccaaccatcctgggcgctgccgagagccctggtgccgttgtcctccacgtggggacaaacgacaccgggctccggcagtcggagatcctgaagaaggacttcaggagcctgatcgagacggttcgacgcacctcgcccgccacgcagatcatcgtttctgggccgcttcctacctaccgccgaggaaatgaaag gctcttccgtcctgacggcctgcaccccagtcgagccggagctgaactcctgtcggacaacatctccagactacttcgcaccatctga
- the LOC141377612 gene encoding uncharacterized protein isoform X1, translating into MSLPSLSLCAGEASMEALELELEEVESQIRALVVRRSRLRERLLAVPHAKAVSSPKVRGNYNHIIPSTSTPRPSLSRPSAPGARLSQASFTPTPGYHGAWVQPRKVLPRSRGRTSPPVFEICTENRFSPLRESGPDVAIIGDSIVRHVRAASSKGNKVRTFCFPGARVKNISTQIPTILGAAESPGAVVLHVGTNDTGLRQSEILKKDFRSLIETVRRTSPATQIIVSGPLPTYRRGNERFSRLLALNEWLITWCKEQKLLFANNWNLFWERPRLFRPDGLHPSRAGAELLSDNISRLLRTI; encoded by the coding sequence atgtcgcttccgtctctgtccttgtgtgcaggagaagcatcgatggaggcgttggagctggagctggaagaagtggagtcccagatccgcgCGCTGGTGGTAAGACGGTCGCGGCTACGGGAACGGCTTCTAGCCGTACCTCatgctaaggccgtctcatcacctaaggtacgtggaaattacaaccacatcattccctctacctcaaccccgcgtccttctctgtccaggcccagcgcacccggggcgcggctcagccaggcgtcgttcacgccgacacccggctaccacggcgcctgggtgcagccgcgcaaggtgcttcccagatcccggggcagaacgtctccgcctgtgttcgagatctgcacggagaaccgcttctcccctctccgcgagtcgggtcccgatgtggccatcatcggtgactcgatcgttcgtcacgtccgtgccgcctcctcaaaaggtaataaagtacgtactttctgctttcctggtgcccgtgtgaaaaatatttctacacagattccaaccatcctgggcgctgccgagagccctggtgccgttgtcctccacgtggggacaaacgacaccgggctccggcagtcggagatcctgaagaaggacttcaggagcctgatcgagacggttcgacgcacctcgcccgccacgcagatcatcgtttctgggccgcttcctacctaccgccgaggaaatgaaaggttcagtagacttttagctttgaatgaatggctaataacatggtgtaaagaacagaaattgctctttgctaataactggaatcttttctgggagcgtcctaggctcttccgtcctgacggcctgcaccccagtcgagccggagctgaactcctgtcggacaacatctccagactacttcgcaccatctga
- the LOC141377612 gene encoding uncharacterized protein isoform X2, giving the protein MEALELELEEVESQIRALVVRRSRLRERLLAVPHAKAVSSPKVRGNYNHIIPSTSTPRPSLSRPSAPGARLSQASFTPTPGYHGAWVQPRKVLPRSRGRTSPPVFEICTENRFSPLRESGPDVAIIGDSIVRHVRAASSKGNKVRTFCFPGARVKNISTQIPTILGAAESPGAVVLHVGTNDTGLRQSEILKKDFRSLIETVRRTSPATQIIVSGPLPTYRRGNERFSRLLALNEWLITWCKEQKLLFANNWNLFWERPRLFRPDGLHPSRAGAELLSDNISRLLRTI; this is encoded by the coding sequence atggaggcgttggagctggagctggaagaagtggagtcccagatccgcgCGCTGGTGGTAAGACGGTCGCGGCTACGGGAACGGCTTCTAGCCGTACCTCatgctaaggccgtctcatcacctaaggtacgtggaaattacaaccacatcattccctctacctcaaccccgcgtccttctctgtccaggcccagcgcacccggggcgcggctcagccaggcgtcgttcacgccgacacccggctaccacggcgcctgggtgcagccgcgcaaggtgcttcccagatcccggggcagaacgtctccgcctgtgttcgagatctgcacggagaaccgcttctcccctctccgcgagtcgggtcccgatgtggccatcatcggtgactcgatcgttcgtcacgtccgtgccgcctcctcaaaaggtaataaagtacgtactttctgctttcctggtgcccgtgtgaaaaatatttctacacagattccaaccatcctgggcgctgccgagagccctggtgccgttgtcctccacgtggggacaaacgacaccgggctccggcagtcggagatcctgaagaaggacttcaggagcctgatcgagacggttcgacgcacctcgcccgccacgcagatcatcgtttctgggccgcttcctacctaccgccgaggaaatgaaaggttcagtagacttttagctttgaatgaatggctaataacatggtgtaaagaacagaaattgctctttgctaataactggaatcttttctgggagcgtcctaggctcttccgtcctgacggcctgcaccccagtcgagccggagctgaactcctgtcggacaacatctccagactacttcgcaccatctga
- the LOC141377612 gene encoding uncharacterized protein isoform X4: MEALELELEEVESQIRALVVRRSRLRERLLAVPHAKAVSSPKVRGNYNHIIPSTSTPRPSLSRPSAPGARLSQASFTPTPGYHGAWVQPRKVLPRSRGRTSPPVFEICTENRFSPLRESGPDVAIIGDSIVRHVRAASSKGNKVRTFCFPGARVKNISTQIPTILGAAESPGAVVLHVGTNDTGLRQSEILKKDFRSLIETVRRTSPATQIIVSGPLPTYRRGNERLFRPDGLHPSRAGAELLSDNISRLLRTI; encoded by the exons atggaggcgttggagctggagctggaagaagtggagtcccagatccgcgCGCTGGTGGTAAGACGGTCGCGGCTACGGGAACGGCTTCTAGCCGTACCTCatgctaaggccgtctcatcacctaaggtacgtggaaattacaaccacatcattccctctacctcaaccccgcgtccttctctgtccaggcccagcgcacccggggcgcggctcagccaggcgtcgttcacgccgacacccggctaccacggcgcctgggtgcagccgcgcaaggtgcttcccagatcccggggcagaacgtctccgcctgtgttcgagatctgcacggagaaccgcttctcccctctccgcgagtcgggtcccgatgtggccatcatcggtgactcgatcgttcgtcacgtccgtgccgcctcctcaaaaggtaataaagtacgtactttctgctttcctggtgcccgtgtgaaaaatatttctacacagattccaaccatcctgggcgctgccgagagccctggtgccgttgtcctccacgtggggacaaacgacaccgggctccggcagtcggagatcctgaagaaggacttcaggagcctgatcgagacggttcgacgcacctcgcccgccacgcagatcatcgtttctgggccgcttcctacctaccgccgaggaaatgaaag gctcttccgtcctgacggcctgcaccccagtcgagccggagctgaactcctgtcggacaacatctccagactacttcgcaccatctga
- the LOC141377610 gene encoding uncharacterized protein, with the protein MFSSFEVLSLNVQLPDTIQKPMLSLALITIYRPPGPYVKFLKEFSDFISDLLVKTDKLLIVGDFNIHIDDANDTLGLAFMDLIHSLGIKQNVVGPTHRLKHTLDLILSYGIEVIDVDIIPQSDDITDHYLLLYKLCLPEISKPAPILRHSRTIVPSTKDEFINNLPDLSLFRNAPANSNDLDVVTSSMDAIFTSTLNTVAPIKLKKAREIKTIPWYNSHTRALKTATRALERKWKKTNLEVFRIAYKDSMSSYRRALKSARTEHLRKLIENNHNNPRFLFNTISKLANNRSSLEQTTPPQISSDDFMNFFSNKIEGFRQKIGDAKLSAPAYTPNPVNISLNHNNNLHCFKIIEHEELVKIINSSKPATCMLDSIPTKLLKELLPAIGEPLLNIINSSLSKGHVPNSYQLAVIKPIIKKPQLDTNNLANYRPISNLPFMSKILEKVVSTQLCSFLQTNNIFEVFQSGFRAHHSTETALVKITNDLLLAADRGCVSLLVLLVLSAAFDTIDHNILINRLKSTGVQGQALQWFKSYLTDRYQFVNLNGQPSQICPVKYGVPQGSVLGPLLFTIYMLPMGDIIRRHGISFHCYADDTQLYISTKPDETSELSKLTECIKDIKDWMTNNFLLLNSDKTELLLIGPKSCTQQISQLNLQLEGYKVSFSSTIKDLGVILDSNLTFKNHISHVTKTAFFHLRNIAKLRNMLSISDAEKLVHAFMTSRLDYCNALFAGCPASSINKLQLVQNAAARVLTRSRKYDHITPILSSLHWLPVKFRIEFKILLLTYKALNNLAPVYLTNLLSRYEPTRSLRSQNSGLLVVPRIAKSSKGGRAFSFMAPTLWNSLPDNVRGSDTLSQFKTRLKTYLFSKAYTQCIT; encoded by the coding sequence atgtttagctcctttgaagtattatcgcttaatgttcagcttccagatactatacaaaaacctatgttatctctcgctttaatcaccatatatagaccaccaggaccctatgtcaaatttctaaaagaattttctgattttatttctgacttactagtcaaaactgataaactgctaattgtaggtgactttaacatccacatagatgacgctaatgatacattagggctcgcgtttatggatttaatacactcacttgggataaagcaaaacgttgtgggtccaacccatcgcttaaagcatacattagatctaattctgtcttatggaatcgaggttattgacgtagacattataccacaaagtgatgatattacagatcactacctcttactatataagctatgtttacctgaaatcagcaaacccgctccaatactccgccatagtagaactattgttccgtcaactaaagatgaatttataaataacttacctgatctctctctatttcgtaatgcacccgcaaactcaaatgatcttgatgtagtaaccagcagtatggatgccatctttactagcacactaaatactgtggcacccataaaattaaaaaaggctagagagattaaaactataccatggtataatagtcatactcgtgcgctcaaaacagcaacccgcgccctggaacgtaaatggaaaaaaactaatttagaggtctttagaattgcgtacaaagacagtatgtccagctataggagggctctaaaatctgccaggaccgagcacctgcgcaaactgatagaaaataatcataacaatcctagatttttatttaacaccatctctaaattagcaaataatcggtcatccttggaacaaactactccaccgcaaattagtagtgatgacttcatgaattttttcagtaataaaatagaaggctttagacagaaaataggagatgccaaactttctgcaccggcttatactccaaatcctgtaaatatttcattaaatcataataataacctacactgcttcaaaatcatagaacatgaagagttagtgaaaattataaatagctctaaaccagctacgtgtatgctggactcaattccaacaaaattactgaaagagctgctacctgctataggagaacctcttcttaacattatcaactcttctttatctaaaggccatgttccaaactcttaccagctagctgttattaagcctattattaagaaaccgcaactagacaccaacaacttagctaactataggcctatttcaaatcttccatttatgtctaaaatactagaaaaagttgtttccactcaattatgctcttttctgcagacgaacaatatttttgaagtgtttcagtcaggtttcagggctcaccacagtacagaaaccgccttagtgaaaataaccaacgatttactcttagctgctgaccgagggtgcgtctcgctattagttttactcgttcttagtgcggcatttgataccattgaccacaatatcctcataaatcgcttaaagtctacaggtgtccagggacaggctctacaatggtttaagtcatacttaactgaccgctaccagtttgtaaatcttaatggacagccttcacaaatctgcccagtaaagtatggggtgcctcaaggatcagttttaggccctttactgtttacaatttacatgctacctatgggagacattattagaagacatgggatcagctttcactgctatgcagatgatactcaattatatatttccactaaacctgacgagacgtctgaactttctaaactaactgagtgtatcaaagacatcaaagactggatgaccaacaattttcttctcttaaactcagacaaaacagaattattacttattgggcctaaatcttgcacacagcagatctcgcaactcaatttacaattagagggatacaaagttagctttagctctactataaaagatctgggtgtcatattagacagcaatctaacttttaaaaaccatatatcccatgtcacaaaaactgccttctttcatctgagaaatatcgctaaattacgaaatatgctatccatctcagatgcagaaaagctagtccatgcttttatgacttcgagactggattactgtaatgctctgtttgctggctgcccagcatcctctattaacaaacttcaattagtgcaaaatgcagcagccagagttctgaccaggtctagaaaatatgatcatataaccccaattttatcctccttacactggctgcctgttaaatttcgtattgaatttaaaatattacttctcacctataaagctctaaataatctagctcctgtttatctaaccaaccttctgtctcgctacgaaccaactcgctccttaagatctcaaaattcagggcttctggtagtacctagaatagcaaaatcaagtaaaggaggtcgagccttctctttcatggctcctacactctggaatagccttcctgataacgtccgaggctcagacacactctcccagttcaaaactagattaaagacctatctgtttagtaaagcatacactcagtgcatcacctag